In Conger conger chromosome 5, fConCon1.1, whole genome shotgun sequence, the DNA window CCGTTCCCGGGGCAGGCCTGCTGCTCGTCGTCCTGGTAACCCTGGTAGCCCTCGTCCTGGTAATGCTCGTGGGCGTGGCCGTCCGCCCCCGCCCCGTTCCGCTCCGGATCCTCCTCGCTCTTGGGGCAGTACTTGGAGTTGTAGATCTGGCGACCCAGGCCGAAGTTCTGgccgctctgattggctccctGGGTGTAGCCCATCTGCAGGGACATGGTGCTGTTGTCGCACTTGTCCGTGCCCAGCTTCTGGTCATAGATGGCACGGCGGGTGCCTGGCGCAGTCATGCCAGCCTGTGGGAGAGGAAAGAGCATGGTGACCGCTCCTATAGCACTGTGTACCTACAGCTCCTACAGCACTGTGTACCTACAGCTCCTATAGCTCCTATAGCTCTGTGTACCTACAGCTCCTATAGCTCCTACAGCACTGTGTACCTACAGCTCCTATAGCTCCTATAGCTCTGTACCTACAGCTCCTATAGCTCCTATAGCTCTGTGTACCTATAGCTCCTATAGCTCCTACAGCACTGTGTACCTACAGCTCCTATAGCTCCTACAGCACTGTGTACCTACAGCTCCTATAGCTCCTATAGCTCTGTGTACCTACAGCTCCTACAGCACTGTGTACCTACAGCTCCTATAGCTCCTACAGCACTGTGTACCTACAGCTCCTATAGCTCCTACAGCACTGTGTACCTACAGCTCCTACATCACTGTGTACCTACAGCTCCTATAGCTCCTATAGCTCTGTGTACCTACAGCTCCTATAGCTCCTACAGCACTGTGTACCTACAGCTCCTATAGCTCCTACAGCACTGTGTACCTACAGCTCCTACAGCACTGTGTACCTACAGCTCCTATAGCTCCTATAGCTCTGTGTACCTACAGCTCCTATAGCTCCTACAGCACTGTGTACCTACAGCTCCTACATCACTGTGTACCTACAGCTCCTATAGCTCCTACAGCACTGTGTACCTACAGCTCCTATAGCTCCTACAGCACTGTGTACCTACAGCTCCTATAGCTCCTATAGCTCTGTGTACCTACAGCTCCTATAGCTCTGTACCTACAGCTCCTATAGCTCCTATAGCTCTGTGTACCTACAGCTCCTATAGCTCCTACAGCACTGTGTACCTACAGCTCCTATAGCTCCTATAGCTCTGTGTACCTACAGCTCCTATAGCTCCTACAGCACTGTGTACCTACAGCTCCTATAGCTCCTACAGCACTGTGTACCTACAGCTCCTATAGCTCCTATAGCACTGTGTACCTACAGCTCCTACAGCACTGTGTACCTACAGCTCCTATAGCTCCTATAGCTCTGTGTACCTACAGCTCCTATAGCTCCTACAGCACTGTGTACCTACAGCTCCTATAGCTCCTACAGCACTGTGTACCTACAGCTCCTACAGCAcctaggggcgacatggctcgggcagtaagagcagttgtctggcagtcggagggttgccggttcgatcccccgcccgggcggtgtcgaagtgtccctgagcaagacacctaacccccaaatgctcctgacgagctggtcggtgccttacatggcagccaatcgctgtcagtttgtcagtgtgtgagtatgtgtatgaatgggtgaatgagaagcatcaattgtacagtgctttggataaaaggcgctatataaatgccaaccattaaccattgtgtgaggcagtgtgttgagtgtaggtgttgagtgttgagtgtagaagcagtgtgttgagtgtaggtgttgagtgttgagtgtagaGGCAGTGTGCTGAGTGGGTAGGCCCTCAGGACCCACCTGGCTTGCCCCCTTGTTGGTGCCCATCTGCAGGCTGATGGTGGAGTTGTCCATGGGGGGGAGGATGTGAGCTTTGGGGTCGTACAGGTGCCTCCTGGTGCCATACGCATTCATACCTGCCTGGCTGGCACACTTATTAGTGCCCAtctggaaagagagggagagggggagggagagaagaggagggattGCATAGTAAGCGAGAGGTAAAatggaggtggagggagggagcaggcaagaggaagagaggaagaaagaaaaaataacaaggagagagtggagaggaaaaaaagagagagagagagagagaaagagagagtcagAACAGAGCACCAGCGCCTCAATATCTGATGGtggacagaccccccccccccccgtaaccCCACCCTCACGCCTGCAGCCCCCCGTAACCCCGCCCCCCCGTAACCCCGCCCTCACACCTGCCCCCCCCGTAACCCCGCCCTCACACCTGCCCCCCGTAACCCCGCCCTCACACCTGCAGCCCGATGACGCACTGCCCCGCCTTCATCTTCTCCTCGTTGAAGGAGCGCTCCTGCCGGTCCGCGTACTTCACCCCGAAGTCGACCCCAGACTGCAGGCCCTTGGTCTTGGCCTGGGGGTGAGAACACGATTAATCACTGCACTGGAGGAGcacaagtaataataataatattaataatcataataatacattcaatttatatcgcgcctttcaCAAACCCAAGCACGCTTCACAttaaaagacacacagacacagaacaccaAAACAGAGACAACATAGAAACCAACCCGCTAGCCGAAGACCAACTACTAAACCAACCAAACAACTAACTAGCTAACCAATCAATTAAACACAGGCTTTAGTGAACAAATGGGTTTTGAGGGCAGCTTTAAACGTGTCCAGGGTTGGGGCTTAGTGAACCTCCATGGGGAGAGAGCTCCAGAGGTTGGGTGCTGCCACTCTGAAGGCTCTGTCCCCAAAGGTTTGTTGGCTGGAGTGGGGGACGGagaggggttggggtggggggggggacggagaggggttggggtggagtggggggcggagaggggtggggggcggagaggggtgggggtggggtggggggcggagaggggttggggtggagtggggggcggagaggggtggggggcggagaggggtgggggtggggtggggggcggagaggggtgggggtggggtggggggcggagaggggtgggagtggggtggggggcggagaggggttggcgtggggtggggggcggagaGCAGACCCGTGTCTGAGGACTGCAGTCTCCACAGTTTGTCTCATCATGTACTGGATACCACTACAGCACCTCACTTCTGTTAATAATCCATTACACAGCTCCAAAAAATGCTGAATGCAGCCCTCCCACCTTACAAAATGTATACCAGCAACGTCCCGGGCACAAGCAGACATGATAAGATGGGAAATAGCAATATGACTTTTCACGTAGGATCTCCACCAATCAGCGAGTACATTGGTAGCAAGTGAAAGAAGGACCCTGACTGTGATTGGTGGATGCTTTCTGGCTGTACTTCCAGGATCCATTCACAGGTGACGGGAGTACTGCCCTGATCCACCAATCACCAGAGGGGTTCTATGAAATACCGTAAAAGGCAAGAGGACTCGTGTCTTCTTGCTCTGTTGaatttcaccaggcaagatcaatcgagcacagaaatgaTATCAATGCTACGTCTTGATGTTGCCAGTTGTTTTTAACATTCAACATTGTTCCACTATAACGTGGATacgtgtataaatgtgtgttttttctgcAGGCTTTACCATGCCAGCCAGGGCCAGGAGAGTGGTCTGCACTTGGGTCATGTTCCCGCTCTCGAACAGGTCGTTGGCCTCGAAGATGTCAAGGGGCTTGAGGCCGTAGGCGGTGATGGCTTTGATGAAGTTGGACAGGTTCTCCAGCTGAGGCGCAAGGGCAGATAGGCAGCGTGAGACAGCCAGAGAGgaaacaactacaacaactacGAATAAGAATTTTTGCACTGAACTCACCGACAGTAACATGAAACAAGGCAagattatacattttttcccccaaaaatgaGCATGAGTTCCACACTAGGGTTCTACGTTCTCTTCCCTCTCACAGGCTGTGacaaccaaccaatcagaagCCAGGAAGCCAGTGACATCATTCTGCAGCACAGTCTTGTTTTGTAGCCTGCCTGCTGATTGCTTCTGCATGTGCTTTGCCCAGTCGGCAGCCTGCTACTCTGGACACACACAGGTTGTGTCCGAAACAGCCCCCTGACTACTGTGTCCGGAAGAACTGTGCCGTCTACAAACGATATTCCAGCCCCTCACCTGGTGCCAGTTTTGGGAAGATTGGCTGACCTTCCTCACCGAGCCGGGCTGAAGCTTGTTGATCAGCCTGTGGGGCCACACAGAGGGGAGATCAGCTACACAGGTGAGATCAGCCACACAGAGGTGAGGGTGAGATCAGTCACAGAGAGGTGAGATCAGCCACACAGGTGAGATCAGTCACACGGAGGTGAGGGTGAGATCAGTCACAGAGAGGGGAGATCAGCCAAACAGAGAGGTGAGAtcagccacacagagagaggtgagatcagccacacagagaggtgGGATCAGTCACAGAGAGGTGGGATCAGTCACAGAGAGGTGGGatcagtcacagagagaggtGAGATCAGCCAAACAGAGGTGGGATCAGTCACAGAGAGGTGAGGGTGAGATCAGTCACAGAGAGGTGAGATCAGCCAAACAGAGAGGTGAGAtcagccacacacagagaggtgagATCAGCCACACAGATGAGAtcagccacacagagaggtgagaTCAGCCACACAGATGAGATCAGCCACACAGAGGTGAGATCAGCCACACAGATGAGAtcagccacacagagaggtgagaTCAGCCACACAGATGAGATCAGGCACACAGAGAGGTGAGATCAGCCACACAGATGAGATCAGCCACACAGAGGTGAGATCAGCCACACAGTGAGGTGAGATCAGCAACACAGAGGTGAGATCAGCCACACAGAGGTGAGATCAGCCACACAGAGGTGAGAtcagccacacagagaggtgagatcagccacacagagaggtgagaTCAGCCACACAGTGAGGTGAGAtcagccacacagagaggtgagggtgagatcagccacacacagaggtgagatcagccacacagagaggtgagatcagccacacagagaggtgagaTCAGCCACACAGAGGACACTCACGCGCAGAGGATGGAGCCGTTCTTCAGGCCCTTCTGGAAGTCGTCCCCGATGGCGCTGCCCGTCACCTCCTCGATCCAGAGCCGCAGCTCCTCCTCACGCCGCGGGTCGTACTTCTGCGCGATCTGAGGAACAGGGAGGGAGCGTCAGGCACGAGGCTACAgcgcagcacacacactcacacgctgatCCTACACACTGatcctacacactcacacactgatcctACACACTCACGTGCTGATCATACACACTTGTGTAATAATGTTGTAAATGCATGAGAGGCCGGGGGGTTCCCGGAAACAGGCCTTCCAGTCCCATAAAGCCATTTCCTGTTTGGGAAAGGAGAACATCCTGTATGCCTGCTGTgtcacaggaagtggagggtggagggagccagacgcagggggccagacacagggggccagggggccagacgcagggggccagggggccagggggccagggggccagacgcagggggccagacgcagggggccagacgcagggggccagacgcagggggccagggggccagggggccagacgcagggggccagacgcagggggccagggggccagacgcagggggccagacgcagggggccagacggagggggccagacgcagggggccagggggccagacgcagggggccagacgcagggggccagacggaGGGGGCCAGACGGAGGGGGCCAGACGGAGGGGGCCAGACATAGGGGGCCAGAcacagggggccagggggccagacgcagggggccagacggagggggtcagacacagggggccagacgcagggggccagacgcagggggccagacgcagggggccaggcgcagggggccagggggccagacgcagggggccagacgcagggggccagacgcagggggccagacgcagggggccagggggccagacgcagggggccagacgcagggggccaggcgcagggggccagggggccagacgcagggggccagacgcagggggccagacgcagggggccagacacagggggccagggggccagacgcagggggccagacgcagggggccagacggaGGGGGCCAGACGGAGGGGGCCAGACGGAGGGGGCCAGACATAGGGGGCCAGACACAGGGGGCCAGACGGAGGGGGCCAGACGGAGGGGGTCAGAcacagggggccagggggcccaacacagggggccagacggagggggtcagacacagggggccagggggccagacgcagggggccagacggagggggtcagacacagggggccagggggccagacgcagggggccagacggagggggccagacgcagggggccaggcgcagggggccagggggccagacgcagggggccagacggagggggccagacgcagggggccagacgcagggggccagacgcagggggccagacgcagggggccagggggccagggggccagacgcagggggccagacgcagggggccagacgcagggggccagacacagggggccaggcgcagggggccagggggccagacgcagggggccaggcgcagggggccagggggccagacgcagggggccagacgcagggggccagacacagggggccaggcgcagggggccagggggccagacgcagggggccagacgcagggggccagggggccagggggccagacgcagggggccagacgcagggggccagacacagggggccagacggagggggccagacgcagggggccaggcgcagggggccagacggagggggccaggcgcagggggccagacgcagggggccaggcGCAGGGGGCCAGgcgcagggggccagggggccagacgcagggggccagacaCAGGGGGCCAGACACAGGGGGCCAGGCGCAGGGGGCCAGgcgcagggggccagggggccagacgcagggggccagacgcagggggccagacgcagggggccagacggaGGGGGCCAGACatagggggccagggggccagacatagggggccagggggccagacgcagggggccaggcGCAGGGGGCCCAAcacagggggccagacgcagggggccaggcgcagggggccagacggaGGGGGCCAGACGGAGGGGGCCAGACATAGGGGGCCAGACGGAGGGGGTCAGAcacagggggccagacgcagggggccaggcgcagggggccagacggaGGGGGCCAGACGGAGGGGGCCAGACATAGGGGGCCAGACACAGGGGGCCAGACGGAGGGGGTCAGACACAGGGGGCCAGACGGAGGGGGTCAGACACAGGGGGCCAGACGGAGGGGGTCAGAcacagggggccagggggccagacgcagggggccagacggagggggccagacggagggggtcagacacagggggccagacgcagggggccagacgcagggggccagacgcagggggccaggcgcagggggccagggggccagacgcagggggccagacgcagggggccagacgcagggggccagacgcagggggccagggggccagacgcagggggccagacgcagggggccaggcgcagggggccagggggccagacgcagggggccagacgcagggggccagacgcagggggccagacaCAGGGGGCCAGACGGAGGGGGCCAGACGGAGGGGGCCAGAAGGAGGGGGTCAGACACAGGGGGCCAGACGGAGGGGGCCAGACATAGGGGGCCAGACACAGGGGGCCAGACGGAGGGGGCCAGACGGAGGGGGCCAGACGGAGGGGGTCAGACACAGGGGGCCAGACACAGGGGGCCAGACGGAGGGGGCCAGACGGAGGGGGTCAGACACAGGGGGCCAGAcggagggggccagggggccagggggccagggggccagacgcagggggccagacgcagggggccagacgcagggggccagacggaGGGGGCCAGACGGAGGGGGCCAGAAGGAGGGGGCCAGACATAGGGGGCCAGACACAGGGGGCCAGACGGAGGGGGCCAGACGGAGGGGGCCAGACGGAGGGGGTCAGACACAGGGGGCCAGACACAGGGGGCCAGACGGAGGGGGCCAGACGGAGGGGGTCAGACACAGGGGGCCAGACGGAGGGGGCCAGACATAGGGGGCCAGACACAGGGGGCCAGACGGAGGGGGCCAGACGGAGGGGGCCAGACATAGGGGGCCAGACACAGGGGGCCAGACGGAGGGGGCCAGACGGAGGGGGCCAGACGGAGGGGGTCAGACACAGGGGGCCAGACGGAGGGGGCCAGACATAGGGGGCCAGACACAGGGGGCCAGACGGAGGGGGCCAGACGGAGGGGGTCAGAcacagggggccagggggccagacgcagggggccagacggagggggtcagacacagggggccagggggccagacgcagggggccagacgcagggggccaggcgcagggggccagggggccagacgcagggggccagacggagggggccagacgcagggggccagacgcagggggccagacgcagggggccagacgcagggggccagggggccagggggccagacgcagggggccagacgcagggggccagacgcagggggccagacacagggggccaggcgcagggggccagggggccagacgcagggggccaggcgcagggggccagggggccagacgcagggggccagacgcagggggccagacacagggggccaggcgcagggggccagggggccagacgcagggggccagacgcagggggccagggggccagggggccagacgcagggggccagacgcagggggccagacacagggggccagacggagggggccagacgcagggggccaggcgcagggggccagacggagggggccaggcgcagggggccagacacagggggccaggcgcagggggccagggggccagacgcagggggccagacgcagggggccagacgcagggggccagacacagggggccaggcgcagggggccagggggccagacgcagggggccaggcgcagggggccagggggccagacgcagggggccagacgcagggggccagacacagggggccaggcgcagggggccagggggccagacgcagggggccagacgcagggggccagggggccagggggccagacgcagggggccagacgcagggggccagacacagggggccagacggagggggccagacgcagggggccaggcGCAGGGGGCCAGgcgcagggggccagggggccagacgcagggggccagacacagggggccagacgcagggggccaggcgcagggggccagggggccagacgcagggggtcagacgcagggggccaggcgcagggggccagggggccagacgcagggggccagacacagggggccagacgcagggggccaggcgcagggggccagggggccagacgcagggggccaggcgcagggggccagggggccagacgcagggggccagacacagggggccagacgcagggggccaggcgcagggggccagacgcagggggccagggggccagacgcagggggccagacacagggggccagacacagggggccaggcgcagggggccagggggccagacgcagggggtcagacgcagggggccaggcGCAGGGGGCCAGgcgcagggggccagggggccagacgcagggggccagacacagggggccagacgcagggggccaggcgcagggggccagggggccagacgcagggggccaggcgcagggggccagggggccagacgcagggggccagacgcagggggccagacgcagggggccagacggaGGGGGCCAGACatagggggccagggggccagacatagggggccagggggccagacgcagggggccaggcGCAGGGGGCCCAAcacagggggccagacgcagggggccaggcgcagggggccagacggaGGGGGCCAGACGGAGGGGGCCAGACGGAGGGGGCCAGACGGAGGGGGCCCAAcacagggggccagacgcagggggccaggcgcagggggccagacacagggggccagacggagggggtcagacacagggggccagggggccagacgcagggggccagacgcagggggccagacggagggggccaggcgcagggggccagacggaGGGGGCCAGACGGAGGGGGCCAGACGGAGGGGGCCCAAcacagggggccagacgcagggggccaggcgcagggggccagacacaggg includes these proteins:
- the LOC133128440 gene encoding calponin-2-like, with product MSSTQFNKGPAYGLSAEVKSKIAQKYDPRREEELRLWIEEVTGSAIGDDFQKGLKNGSILCALINKLQPGSVRKVSQSSQNWHQLENLSNFIKAITAYGLKPLDIFEANDLFESGNMTQVQTTLLALAGMAKTKGLQSGVDFGVKYADRQERSFNEEKMKAGQCVIGLQMGTNKCASQAGMNAYGTRRHLYDPKAHILPPMDNSTISLQMGTNKGASQAGMTAPGTRRAIYDQKLGTDKCDNSTMSLQMGYTQGANQSGQNFGLGRQIYNSKYCPKSEEDPERNGAGADGHAHEHYQDEGYQGYQDDEQQACPGNGHQEYQYDETPEYHSDQNPECHADENLEYHDNLNQEYEEVEPQEELEQEEEQEEEQEQEQEQEEGLQQEREPEQEPDGNAEEDKDE